A window from Odocoileus virginianus isolate 20LAN1187 ecotype Illinois chromosome 24, Ovbor_1.2, whole genome shotgun sequence encodes these proteins:
- the LOC110146785 gene encoding olfactory receptor 10AD1-like, with translation MVDTRNGSTVTEFVLVGFEQSSPSARALLFALFLALYSLAMAMNGLIIFITWTDPRLNSPMYFFLGHLSFLDVCFITTTIPQMLVHLVIKNHTLTFASCLTQMYLVFGVGVAECILLAFMAYDRYVAICHPLTYAQVMSRQVCVRLVSTAWFFGLINGILLDYMTFRGPFCRDNHIENFFCEAPIVIALSCGDPQFSLRVIFADAIVVLLSPMALIVISYARILASILGKAFSSSRGKTFSTCASHLTVVIFFYTSAMFSYMNPRSTHGPDKDKPFSLLYTIITPMCNPIIYSFRNKEMKGAMVRALGRSSLSQAESV, from the coding sequence ATGGTAGACACAAGGAATGGCAGCACCGTGACTGAGTTTGTCCTCGTGGGCTTTGAGCAGAGCTCCCCATCCGCTCGGGCATTGCTCTTTGCTCTCTTCCTAGCCCTCTACAGCCTGGCCATGGCCATGAACGGCCTCATCATCTTCATCACCTGGACAGACCCCAGGCTCAACagccccatgtacttcttccttggCCACCTGTCCTTCCTGGATGTCTgtttcatcaccaccaccatcccgcAGATGCTGGTCcacttagtgataaagaatcacaCCCTCACCTTTGCCTCCTGCTTAACCCAGATGTATCTGGTCTTTGGCGTGGGTGTGGCTGAGTGCATCCTCTTGGCTTTCATGGCCTATGACCGTTATGTTGCCATCTGCCACCCACTGACCTATGCCCAGGTCATGAGCCGGCAGGTCTGTGTGAGACTGGTGAGTACAGCCTGGTTCTTTGGGCTGATCAATGGCATCCTGCTTGACTACATGACATTTCGTGGTCCCTTCTGCAGAGACAACCACATAGAAAACTTCTTCTGTGAGGCCCCCATAGTGATTGCTCTCTCCTGTGGAGACCCCCAGTTTAGCCTGAGAGTCATCTTTGCTGATGCCATTGTGGTGCTGCTCAGCCCCATGGCGCTCATCGTCATCTCCTATGCCCGCATCCTGGCCTCCATCCTGGGCAAGGCCTTCTCCTCTAGTCGGGGGAAGACCTTCTCTACCTGTGCCTCCCATCTGACCGTGGTCATCTTTTTCTACACCTCGGCCATGTTCTCTTACATGAACCCCCGCAGCACACACGGTCCTGACAAAGACAAGCCTTTCTCCCTCCTCTACACCATCATCACCCCCATGTGCAACCCCATCATCTACAGTTTCcgaaacaaagaaatgaaggggGCGATGGTGAGGGCCCTTGGGAGAAGCAGTCTTTCCCAGGCAGAGTCTGTGTAG